The genomic region GCACGCGCGACATGCTCGTCTCCATGGGCGTGTACGCGCTGCTCGTGCTCACGGTGTATGGCGCGACGCTTTCGCAGACCGGCGACGCGCTTGACGTGCTCAACGTCGCCGCGGGCCTGCTGTGGGCGCTCATCGTGTTCACGTCGCTGCTCGGCCTCAACCGCTCGTTCTCGCACGAGACGGCTGACGGCTGCCTCGAGGGCGTGCTGCTCGCGCCCGTGAGCCGCGGCGCCATCTTCTTCGCCAAGGCTACGAGCAACTGCCTGTTCCTGCTTGCTGTCGAGATCATCACCGTGCCGCTGTTCTTCCTGTTCTTCCTTGGCGGCGCTCAGGTGGCGCCCACGGCTGGGCTCATCGTGCTGCCGCTGTTCGTCGGTACGATCGGCGTGGCGGGCGTCGGCACGTTTCTTTCCACGATGACGATGGACACGCGCGGCAAGGACGTGCTGCTCGCGATCCTGTTCATCCCGCTCATCTTCCCGCTGCTTTACGCCTGTGTGTCGTCGACGGCCGTGGCGCTGACAGGCGTCGAGGGGCAGATGGTGACGTTCTGGCGCTCTCTGGCGCTGGCCGGCGGCTACGACATCATCATGGTGGCCGTGGCCTGGGGCTTGTACGATTTCGTCGTTGGTTCGTAGTCGGGCGGGGCGCGACTGGCGCCCCGTCTGCACGTATCTGCTGGGTGGGCCCGCTGGGCTCGCACATGAAAGGAAAGGAGGCGAGCCGTGGCGGATACCAAGCGCTCTGGCGCGTCCCGGATACCGTGGGATACCGTTGCTATCGTGACGCTTGTCCTGGGGCTCATTCTGACGACGTTCGACTTTCTGTGGGCGTTCCTGAAGGCCCCGATGGTCAACGGCGCCGTGCTCGACGAGACGTACGTTGTGAACGGACAGGTCGTCGATCACCTGCAGCTGTTCTCGCAGAAGATCTTCTACTTCCACGTGCCCGTGGCCGTCGTGTCGTTCGTGTTCATCATCGTGGCTGCCGTCTACGGCGTGCTGCTGCTCGTGCGCAAGGACGCACGCTATGACACGCGCTCGCGCCTGTGCATGCAGGTGGGCCTCGTGTTCATCCTGGCAACGATGGTGTCGGGCGACCTGTGGACGCGCGTCGAGTGGGGCGTCTGGTGGGTGTGGGAGCCGCGCTTGACGACGTATTTCATCCTCATGCTTCTCGTCATCGCCTACTTCATCCTGCGCGCGGCCATCGATGACCCCGAGAAGCGCGCCCGGTTCTCGGCCGTGTTTGGCATCCTCGCCGCCGTGGACGCGCCCATCTCGTTCTTCATCACGCGCCTTATTCCCTCGTCCATCCACCCGGTCGTGTTCCGCACCGACTCCGGCCTGCCGCCTGACATGCTGCTGCCCTTCCTGTGCGGTATCTTCGGCATGCTGCTGGCGGGCTTTGGCATCTACCGCCTGCGCCTGCGCGTCGAGGAGCAGGCCCAGCAGGTCGAGGCTCTCAAGCGCCGCTTCGAGGAGCTCGACGACTAGGGCTCGACGCCCGACCCGACGATTCGCTGACTCTCAAAGGAGACTGCCATGGATCCTGTACTTGCTGACGTGTACTCGACGGCCCTGAGCTCGGCCCCGTTCGTCATTGCTGCCTATGCGCTCATCTGGATCATCCTGATGGCCTTCGCCATCGCGATGTTCATCAAGAGCCGCAAGACGCAGAAGGACATCGACGCGCTCAAGGAGGCCATCGAGCGCCGTGAGCGCAAGCAGCGTCCGTAGCTGTGGACGACATACGATATCTCGCCGCCCCGGGAGCCTGCGCAGATCACGCGCGCGGCCCCGGGGCGTTTTTGTGCCGCGTGCGAGCGAGCCGGGTGGGCCCTGGGGCGTAAGTCCCCTGGCTGCGACTGACGGACGGCGCATGTGGCCCCGAGGTGTTCTCGTAGCGAGGGCGAGACTGCGGTCGCGCCATGGATCGCGGTCGCGCTTTGGGACGCGTACCTGCGCGGGTATGGCTGCAGGGAGGGATGCGAGGCCCCAGAAGCGGTCCCTGCAGTGTGCGCGAGCGGCTGGGAGTGCTCCGGGATGCGACTGTCGGGCTACATCGGCGCCCCGTTCTCGGGCCTCAGCTTGCGGGATGATTCTCGGCAGGGGGAGGGGTAGCGTGCGGTTGCGCCCCAGGCTGTAGCCGTCGGACCGATTTCTGGCCAGGAAGGGGAGGCGTGCATGGCGCTCCCGACGCCGTCTCCCTCCTCGACCTGCGCGACTCGCTATTCACCTGCGGTTTTGGCACGTCACCTCCGCCTTGTGGGAATCTGTCGGGTCAGCTGGCCATACACGCGCGCCCGTTTGGGACAGAAAGTGTCCCTTTAGCTGAGTCTGCACCTCGTTTCGGTGCCCGCAGAGGTTTTTTCGGCTGCGCCCCGGAGCTGTGAAATGCGGCATACTATGCGAAAACGGGAGTCGGCGGAGGGGTGCGCATGAGGACAGAGAGCATGTTCCGCGGCATACGCTGGGACTGGCGCATCGTCGCTGGCCTAGCTCTGATGTACCTGTGGACGTGGCTCATCTACTGGGGAGGCCCGTTCTCCCTGCGTACGTATACCATCGAGCTCACGAATGCCCGCTGGGGCGTCAACGTCGTCATGCTCGCGGCTTCCGTCGGCATCGTCCTTGTTGCGTCGTGCCTTGCCTCGGGACGCAGACTGGCATCGGGCCTGCGCATCGCGGCGCTGGCCAGCGGCGTCCTGGGCACATCGCTCGGCCTCGTGCTCGCGCTGACCCCTCCGCTGAGCGACTCTTCCATCAGCGCCATCGCCCTGGCATCCGGCTTCTTCACGGGCACGTGCGAGGGCTGCTTGCTGTGCCTGTGGTGCTCGGCAACATCTTCGCTGGGCATGCGCGTCGCCTTGACGCACAACGTGCTGGCCATGGCTGCCAGCGGCCTGCTGTTCCTCCTGTGCAACGCCGCGCCTACGTGGATTCCGCTTGCGGTCGGCATGCTCTGCCCGGTCGCCGGCTTCGTCTGCTCCTCCGGCCATCGCGGCGAGGTGCCGCCCACTACGGAGCCCGGCCAGTCCGACACCAAGGCCCAGCCCACCTTGACCGGCCAGCAGGACATCCCCGCCCCTCGGGGTGCCGCACGCATTCGTGAGGCGCTCGCCCCGCTCGTGCGCGACCGCTCGTTCCTTCTGCTTGCGGTCATCTCGCTCGTCTTCGGCTTCTCGCACGGCTTCATCAACGCGTCGTTCGAGGTCGTGCCCAAGGAGCTGTACTGGCTGTCGTGCTATGGCGTCGTCATCGGCACGATCCTCGCGGCGGCGCTGACGTTCCTCACGGCGTTCCTGCTCAAGATGGACGCGTGGCAGCTCGTGTTTCGCACGTCGCTTCCTCTGATGGCCATCGCGTATCTGCTGTTCCCCTACGAGGCGTTCTACCTGTTCGGCCCCGGCATCCATGCCTTGGGCTACCAGTACTTCTTCATCGCGTTCTGGTCGCTGCTCGGCTCGAAGCAGCTGCGTCACGAAGTACCGGCTGCGCGCTCCGTCGCGCTCGGTCTGTTCGCAACGGAGGCGGGCGCCGCATTGGGTCTGCTGCTGTGGAACGTCGCGTGCGTCGGCATCGACATCGAGGGCCAGCGCATCGTGTCAAGCGTGGCGACGCTGCTCATCCTGCTCGTCGCCGTGTCGTTCGAGCGTCCTCAGTTTGGCTGGGGCAACGTGCGTCCCGGCGCGACGACCGCAGCGGGCGAGGGTGGCCTGCACGTGCGCGACTACGAGGGCGTCATCGCGCACATCCGCGCCACATACGCCCTCTCCCCGCGCGAGACCGACGTGTGCAGTCTGCTCGGTCGGGGTCGCAACCGCCAGTTTGTCGCCGACGAGCTCGGCATCTCGCTCGAGACGGCCAAGACGCACGCGACGAACGTCTACCGCAAGCTCGGCATCCACTCCCAGCAGGAGCTGCTCGACGTCATCGAGATGACGCAGGACACGATCGCTCGGGAGCGCGCACGGGGCTAGTTTTGGGCTCGCATGTGCCCTATGGGAGCTCTCAATCTCGTTTGGGCAGCTCAGAGCCCCTAGCCTTGTCCATCCCCCAGCGATAGTGACTCCGTTTCCTCCCCATCGCTATGGCATCCCCATCGATCGTTCACTATCTCGGGGGCATGACGCCGGACACCTCCCCGCGGCATTCTGTGGCCAGCGACGCGGAAGGCGACGCCGGGCGCCCCAACGGGACGCACGGGCCGCCCGAGCGAAAGCAAATGACACTCACGGGATATGCCAACGGGTAACGAAAGGGGATCTATCATGCAGGAGCAGATCGGTCGTCGTGCGTTCGTCAAGGGTGCGGCTCTGGGGACGGCTGCGCTCGCCGTCGCGGGTCTTGCCGCCCACCAGCCCGTGCCGGCGCTTGCCGCCGAGGACGTGACGTTTGACGAGGAGTGCGACGTCCTTGTCATCGGCTCAGGCTACTCCGGACTCGCTGCCGCTTACGAGGCCGGCGCCGCGGGCGTCGACGTCAAGATCGTCGAGAAGCTCGCCATCACGGGTGGCAACTCGCTCGTGGCTGACGGCGACTTCGCCGTGTGCATGTCCGATGGCCAGAAGGCGCTGGGCATCGAGGACAGCGTCGACGCGTACGTCCACGACATGCAGGTTGCCGGCCTGTTCCTGAACGACGTCGAGAAGTGCCGCGTCATCGCCGAGAAGTCCAACGAGACGTGGGAGTGGACGCGCGACGTCCTTGGCACCGAGTGGCAGATGAACGAGGAGACGGGCGAGGCTAACCCCATCCCCTACGGCGGCCACAGTATCCTGCGCACGCTGCACCCGGTCACGGCCCACGGCGCCTCTATGGTGCTGCCGCTCATCGACAAGCTGTCCGAGATGGGCATCGAGATCCAGACCGAGACGATGCTCGCCAACCTCGTGAAGGACGAGTCCGGCCGCGTCATCGGCGCCGAGCTGCGCGTGGGCGCCTCCAACAACGACCCGACCTCCGGCGAGCCGCTCTACGTCAAGGCCAAGCGTGGCGTCGTCCTGGCTTCCGGTGGCTTTGGCCGCGACGTCAACTGGCGCAAGCAGCATGATCCGCGCCTCGACGAGACGGTCGACTGCACGAACGCCGCCGGTGCGACGGCCGAGAGCCTCTGCACGGCCATGGACTGCGGCGCGCTGACCGTGCACCTCGACTGGATCCAGTGCGGCCCCTGGTGCAGCCCTGACGAGGAGGGCTACGGCGTTGGCCCGACCTGGATCGACTCCGCGGCTGGCTTCGCTCCCAGCATCAACCCGCTGACCGGCGAGCGCTGCGTCAACGAGCTCACGGACCGCAAGCGCTACTGCGACGTCATCTTCGAGGTCGCTGAGCCGCTGATCCAGGTCATCGATGATGCTAACGTGCCCGACTGGAGCCGCCCGAACTTGGAGATGTGCCTCGAGAACGGCGTGTCCTGGAAGTTTGACACGCTCGAGGAGGTCGCCGAGCACTTCAACATGCCGAAGGACGCCTTCCTCAAGCAGATGGAGGACTACAACGGCTACGTGGCGGCAAAGAATGACGAGCAGTTCGGCAAGACGATCCCCGAGACCGCCAAGCCGATCGAGACGGCCCCGTTCTACGCGACGCGCCTGTGGCCGAAGGTGCACCACACGATGGGCGGCGTGAAGACCGACGTCGACACGCGCGTGCTCGACGTGCGCCTCAACCCGATCGAGGGCCTCTACGCGGCCGGCGAGGTCACCGGTGGTGTGCACGGCGCCTGCCGCCTCGGCTCCTGCGCCACGGCTGACTGCCTCGTGAACGGCCGCATTGCCGGCCAGAAGGCTGCCGCTGCCGACCCGATCGCCTAGTAATCCTGCTGGACGGAGTTTTGCTGCCCCGGGGACGTGCGTGTCCAACGCGCGCTCCCGGGGCGTTCTGTATCTGGGGCGCTGGAGGTTAGGTGCTCTTGCTCCCGGGACTTACGGGAGGCGTCGGCACGTCCGGATCGACCGTGCTCGGCGACTCCGATCCTCCGCGGAAGGCAGCCGGAGCCCCAGAGCAGACTTCCGAGGGGCCTCCGTGGCCAAAATGCGCCCGCTTTGTGAGGGGTCCTCGCCCTGGACTGCCGCCAGAAGGGCTCTCTCGAGCCGGTGGGCAAGCGGCGACCTGGGTTTTTCTCGCGGCAGGTATATGGCTCGCTATCCGTGGGCGCCCGTTGGGGCGAGAGCGGCTCGCAAAGCTGCCAGGTTTTGGCCAAAACCGCCCCTTTGGCGGCTGCTCTGGCCTTCCGAGGCGACTTCTCGGTCGCGAAAGCTCACTCCGTTGCGTGCGAAATGGTCGCGCCGGGCATAAAGTATGGGTACCAAGGCGTAGCGAGCGTGCCTGCGGGCATGCGTGGCGCGCACTGCCAGGGATCGCGGGCGAGAAGGGGGCACCATGCTGGAGCGAGTGACGTTCGAGGACCGGATCGCGGGCGGTGAGTACCGAAGACGCCGCGCCGAGCTGCAGGAGCGCCTCATGGTGCTCCAACAGCAGGCCAAGGCTGTCGGCATGGGTACGGTCGTGCTGTTCGAGGGCTGGGGCTCCTCGGGCAAGGGCGCGCGCATATCCGATCTTGTCGTCAACCTCGACCCGCGTCTCTATGCAGTCCACACGACGGAAGACCCGGTGGGCTATGAGTCGCGCATGCCGTTCATGGCTCGCTTCTGGAGTCGTCTGGGTGCTCACGGAACGATGACGATCTTCGACCAGGCATACTACGACGCTCTGACGCGTGCGTATATCGAGGAGGTTCGCCACGGCGACAGCGTCCCGGGGCTTGATCGCGATGCGCGCGCTGTGCTCAGGCAGCGAGCGGAGCGACGCATCTCGCGCCATATCGCCTCGGCCCGCGCCTTCGAGCGACAGATTCAGGCAGACGGCTATCTCATGGTGCGCTTCTTCCTGCACATCACCGCTGAGGAGCAGCGCCGCCGCGCCGTTGACCTCATGCTCGACCGCAATACCGCCTGGAAGGTCGACGAGCGCGACATTAGCCAGATGCAGCACTACGGCGAGTACTACGAGACGTTCGATAACTGGCTCGAGCGCTCCGCGAAAAGCGGTGACACGTGGCACGTTATTCCTGCGCTGCACAAGCGCAACGCGAACTTGCAGATCATGCAGGCGCTGGCCGACGAGATGACAGCCGCCCTTGAGGCGCGCGGCTTCGACACGTCGCAGCCCATTCCGGCTGGCGACGTGGCACACGAATATCGGCCGCCCGTGACGGAGGAGGCGAAAGACTCAGCGTCTGCCGGGGCGTCGGCGGAAAGCCGCGATGATGCGGGGACTGCTGGCGAGGGATCGCCCAAGGCGGCGGGCGAAGCGTCCGAGTGCGCGCCGGGGGACGTCTCGCCTGACGTGCGAACCGGACTCGACGAGGCACGGGCGGCGACCGTCAGCATCTCGGTTGCTGCCTCGTCAGATGCGGATATGGATGCTACGTGCGATGCCGAGGCGCTCAAGGACGGCGCGGGCGCCGTGCCTCCGTGCAACTTGGGCGCAGATGACGTGTTGACGGCCCTTGCTGCTACGGCGCTGGGAGAGCCGGTCGGCTCCGAGCTCGGCGCGGTACTTGCGTCGGCTGCCTCCGCATGTGAGGGCAATGCCAGCGAAGAGGCGATGGCGACGCCGTCGATTGTCGTGCCGACGGTGGGCACGGGCGGGGGAGCGTCGGCGCCCACAGTGCGGCGCCCGCGGGACATCATCGGCTCGGCCAAGCACCTGACCTCTCGCTTTGACCTCGTGAAGGTGCCGTCGCTCGACGATGTGACCTACGACAAGACGATATCCGATGCCGACTATTCTCGCGAGCTCAAGGAGGAGCAGACCGAGCTATCGGAGCTGTCGCTGGCACTGTATCGCAGCAGGATCCCGCTGATCATCGCATACGAGGGCTGGGACGCTGCGGGCAAGGGCGGCAACATCAAGCGCGTGGCAGCGGCGCTCGACGCGCGGTCGTACGTTGTGCATCCCATTGCTGCGCCAACCTCCGACGAGCTGGCACATCCGTTTTTGTGGCGCTTCTGGAACGATCTGCCGCGCACGGGGCACACGGCGATATTCGACCGCACGTGGTACGGGCGCGTGCTCGTCGAGCGCATCGAGGGCTTTGCGCGGCCGGAGGAGTGGCGCCGGGCGTTCGAGGAGATCAACGAGTTCGAAGACGATTTGCGCACGTGGGGCGCCGTGCTCGTGAAGTTCTGGATCGACGTGAGTCCCGACGAGCAGCTGAGGCGCTTCCGCGATCGCCAGGACGACCCGACGCGCCGGTGGAAGATCACGGACGAGGACTGGCGCAACCGCGAGAAGAACGACCTCTATCGGAGGTGCGTCAACGACATGTTGAGGCTGACGTCGACGGAGTACGCGCCGTGGACCGTCGTGGAGTCCGACGACAAGCACTATGCGCGCGTTAAGGCGCTCAAGGTCATCAACAAGGCCATTCGTCGGCGGCTCAAGGAGTAGGCCTGCATGCGGGGGCGCGACGGCGGTTCATCCTTTCGGGCCGCCGTCGCGCCTGCTGCGTGACCCGTGGGAATCGTGGATGCCGCAATGCCCGCACGAAGATGCGCCCGATGTGATACTATGCGAGAGCTGCAATCCTGACCCCGCTAAGCGGCAGGATGCGCCATATCTAGGCTGTCCCCATCGTCTAGCGGCCTAGGACACGGCCCTTTCAAGGCTGGAACACGGGTTCGAGTCCCGTTGGGGGCACCACTCAAAACCGCAGGTAGAGTGCGGTATTTCTCTTCCAACGGATCAAAACATTCAAGTTCAGATTGAATGCGGCGAAACCACCGCGAAACCAAAATGGGCGGCTCATAGGTGGATGTGCCGTAAGGCTCCGCTAGGTTTCCTTGCGCTGAGTGCGGTCGTTCCCGCTACTCCTGGCGGCTTTGACGGCTATGCCTATCGCTCCGGGCGTAAACGAGAGGGGCCGGCATCCCCTGACGGGATGCCGGCTTGCCTGCCGCAAGCTTAGTCTGCCTCGATGCGCACACGCGCCCGCTTGCCGGCCGGGACGGAGCGTAGCCCCACGGGCACGCTCGGGGCCACCTGCCTCGGTCTGGCGGCGCGCCAGGCCCGAACTTCCGTAGGGCGCGTCGCCAGGAATGTGGGGGATTGCCGCAGAAGCGCTCGCGCCAGCCCTCCGGGCCGCGGGCCCGGGCGGTCCTGG from Coriobacteriia bacterium harbors:
- a CDS encoding helix-turn-helix transcriptional regulator, which gives rise to MRTESMFRGIRWDWRIVAGLALMYLWTWLIYWGGPFSLRTYTIELTNARWGVNVVMLAASVGIVLVASCLASGRRLASGLRIAALASGVLGTSLGLVLALTPPLSDSSISAIALASGFFTGTCEGCLLCLWCSATSSLGMRVALTHNVLAMAASGLLFLLCNAAPTWIPLAVGMLCPVAGFVCSSGHRGEVPPTTEPGQSDTKAQPTLTGQQDIPAPRGAARIREALAPLVRDRSFLLLAVISLVFGFSHGFINASFEVVPKELYWLSCYGVVIGTILAAALTFLTAFLLKMDAWQLVFRTSLPLMAIAYLLFPYEAFYLFGPGIHALGYQYFFIAFWSLLGSKQLRHEVPAARSVALGLFATEAGAALGLLLWNVACVGIDIEGQRIVSSVATLLILLVAVSFERPQFGWGNVRPGATTAAGEGGLHVRDYEGVIAHIRATYALSPRETDVCSLLGRGRNRQFVADELGISLETAKTHATNVYRKLGIHSQQELLDVIEMTQDTIARERARG
- a CDS encoding flavocytochrome c; amino-acid sequence: MQEQIGRRAFVKGAALGTAALAVAGLAAHQPVPALAAEDVTFDEECDVLVIGSGYSGLAAAYEAGAAGVDVKIVEKLAITGGNSLVADGDFAVCMSDGQKALGIEDSVDAYVHDMQVAGLFLNDVEKCRVIAEKSNETWEWTRDVLGTEWQMNEETGEANPIPYGGHSILRTLHPVTAHGASMVLPLIDKLSEMGIEIQTETMLANLVKDESGRVIGAELRVGASNNDPTSGEPLYVKAKRGVVLASGGFGRDVNWRKQHDPRLDETVDCTNAAGATAESLCTAMDCGALTVHLDWIQCGPWCSPDEEGYGVGPTWIDSAAGFAPSINPLTGERCVNELTDRKRYCDVIFEVAEPLIQVIDDANVPDWSRPNLEMCLENGVSWKFDTLEEVAEHFNMPKDAFLKQMEDYNGYVAAKNDEQFGKTIPETAKPIETAPFYATRLWPKVHHTMGGVKTDVDTRVLDVRLNPIEGLYAAGEVTGGVHGACRLGSCATADCLVNGRIAGQKAAAADPIA
- the ccsA gene encoding cytochrome c biogenesis protein CcsA is translated as MADTKRSGASRIPWDTVAIVTLVLGLILTTFDFLWAFLKAPMVNGAVLDETYVVNGQVVDHLQLFSQKIFYFHVPVAVVSFVFIIVAAVYGVLLLVRKDARYDTRSRLCMQVGLVFILATMVSGDLWTRVEWGVWWVWEPRLTTYFILMLLVIAYFILRAAIDDPEKRARFSAVFGILAAVDAPISFFITRLIPSSIHPVVFRTDSGLPPDMLLPFLCGIFGMLLAGFGIYRLRLRVEEQAQQVEALKRRFEELDD
- a CDS encoding heme exporter protein CcmB, with protein sequence MGANDAGDSRRGPSAWSQYRTLLAKDVRMELRTRDMLVSMGVYALLVLTVYGATLSQTGDALDVLNVAAGLLWALIVFTSLLGLNRSFSHETADGCLEGVLLAPVSRGAIFFAKATSNCLFLLAVEIITVPLFFLFFLGGAQVAPTAGLIVLPLFVGTIGVAGVGTFLSTMTMDTRGKDVLLAILFIPLIFPLLYACVSSTAVALTGVEGQMVTFWRSLALAGGYDIIMVAVAWGLYDFVVGS